In a single window of the Natranaerobius trueperi genome:
- a CDS encoding C-GCAxxG-C-C family protein has protein sequence MKQKAREKAEKHYREGDYLCSEAILYTINELLEEPLPKDVVKLASGFPIGFGGAGCSCGAVSGGIMALGLVFGRAEFKKDNEKIMKASKELHDWFVKENHSNCCRALIKDYQFGSQEHLDQCIYFTGIVAEKTVELIYKY, from the coding sequence ATGAAACAAAAAGCTCGTGAGAAAGCAGAGAAACATTATCGTGAAGGTGACTACTTATGCTCTGAAGCAATATTATATACAATTAACGAGCTTTTAGAGGAACCGCTCCCCAAAGACGTAGTAAAATTAGCTTCTGGCTTTCCTATAGGGTTTGGCGGAGCAGGATGTTCTTGTGGGGCAGTATCAGGAGGGATTATGGCATTAGGTCTAGTTTTTGGACGAGCTGAATTTAAAAAAGATAATGAAAAAATAATGAAAGCTTCAAAAGAATTACATGATTGGTTTGTAAAAGAAAACCACAGTAACTGTTGTAGAGCTCTTATTAAAGATTATCAATTTGGAAGTCAAGAACATTTAGATCAGTGTATTTACTTTACAGGAATAGTAGCTGAAAAAACAGTAGAACTGATATACAAGTATTAA
- the pyrE gene encoding orotate phosphoribosyltransferase → MYQQKIYNLFKEAGAIMEGHYLYTSGKHGSHYIQCAQVLKSPYYTEILVKELTKKLTGEYDLVIGPAVGGITLSYEIAKHYNVFGLFTEREDGVMKLRRGFEIPKGAKVLVVEDVVTTGGSVKEVIDVVEDAGGEVKDIAVLVDRCKDIKKSKLSDYKDKYHALLKLDLEAYEPDDCPLCEKYGRPIKPGSR, encoded by the coding sequence ATGTATCAACAAAAAATATATAACTTATTTAAAGAAGCGGGTGCTATTATGGAAGGACATTACCTTTATACATCCGGTAAACATGGAAGCCACTATATTCAATGTGCTCAAGTTTTAAAATCACCATATTATACAGAAATATTAGTTAAAGAGCTAACTAAGAAGTTAACAGGTGAGTATGATTTAGTAATTGGACCTGCCGTTGGTGGTATTACTTTATCTTATGAAATTGCAAAACATTATAATGTCTTTGGACTTTTTACTGAACGAGAGGATGGAGTAATGAAACTACGTCGTGGCTTTGAGATACCTAAAGGTGCAAAAGTATTAGTTGTAGAAGATGTAGTTACTACGGGTGGTTCTGTTAAGGAAGTAATAGATGTAGTAGAAGATGCTGGTGGAGAAGTTAAAGATATTGCAGTACTTGTAGATAGGTGTAAAGATATTAAGAAAAGTAAATTAAGTGATTATAAAGATAAATATCATGCATTATTAAAATTAGACCTAGAAGCATATGAACCAGATGACTGTCCTTTATGTGAAAAGTATGGTCGACCTATAAAACCAGGAAGTAGATAA
- the pyrF gene encoding orotidine-5'-phosphate decarboxylase — protein sequence MNNDKLIVALDVSSEKEAIAIVEQLGDQVNYYKVGMELFYSAGPEIIKKLRKYDKQVFLDLKCHDIPNTVAKTGKVLTELGVSMFNLHISGGREMMERTVEHVQNKAEHLGITPPKILGVTILTSIDNETFQKEIGFSGSIEQKVKEYALLAKSSGLDGVVASAKEAAIISEACPENFSIVTPGIRPKFSTKGDQKRTLSPKEALQKGSTHLVIGRPITGYHDRESKIHAVSKIYEEMFNYEGGF from the coding sequence TTGAATAACGATAAACTGATTGTGGCCTTAGATGTATCTTCAGAAAAAGAAGCAATAGCAATAGTAGAACAATTGGGAGACCAGGTTAATTATTACAAAGTTGGAATGGAGCTTTTTTATTCAGCGGGTCCAGAAATAATAAAAAAACTACGAAAATATGATAAACAAGTTTTCCTTGATTTAAAATGTCATGATATTCCAAATACAGTTGCTAAAACAGGTAAAGTTTTAACTGAACTAGGTGTTTCTATGTTTAACCTCCATATTTCAGGAGGGAGAGAAATGATGGAAAGAACAGTCGAACATGTACAAAATAAAGCAGAACACTTAGGGATAACCCCACCTAAAATTTTAGGTGTTACTATCTTGACTAGTATTGATAATGAAACATTCCAAAAGGAAATTGGATTTTCTGGTTCGATTGAACAAAAAGTAAAAGAGTATGCTTTACTAGCTAAATCATCAGGCCTTGACGGGGTTGTCGCTTCTGCAAAAGAAGCAGCTATTATAAGTGAAGCTTGTCCTGAGAACTTTTCTATAGTCACACCTGGTATTAGACCTAAATTTTCAACAAAGGGTGATCAAAAAAGGACTCTTTCACCAAAAGAAGCGTTACAAAAAGGTTCAACTCATTTGGTTATCGGACGTCCAATAACAGGTTATCATGACCGAGAGTCGAAAATACATGCAGTTTCAAAAATATACGAAGAAATGTTTAATTACGAGGGAGGTTTTTAG
- a CDS encoding dihydroorotate dehydrogenase — protein sequence MNNCVDLRVNFAGINMKNPVAVASGTFGFGTEYQPVVDPSDLGAVVVKGLTLEPRDGNTGTRLYETPSGLLNSIGLMNPGVDYFIDNILETLKQRDINVIVNISGNKLEEYARLAEKLSKCENIKGLEINVSCPNVKKGGLAFGVDPELTFDVVNTVKDNTDLPIITKLTPNVTDIKTIARACEQGGTSALSLINTLKGMAISLDSKKPVFDNEVAGLSGPAIKPIALRCVFEVSQVVNVPIMGLGGISNVNDAIEMIIAGASAIAVGTANFMNPTVSKEIIEGLEKYCIDEGITDIEELVGLSHRNN from the coding sequence ATGAATAATTGTGTTGATTTACGAGTGAATTTTGCAGGTATTAATATGAAAAACCCTGTAGCAGTAGCATCAGGTACCTTTGGTTTTGGTACTGAATATCAACCAGTTGTTGATCCTTCAGATTTAGGTGCAGTTGTAGTTAAAGGACTTACATTAGAACCTAGAGACGGAAATACAGGAACTAGACTTTATGAAACTCCTTCAGGTCTTTTGAATTCTATTGGTCTTATGAACCCAGGTGTAGATTATTTTATAGATAATATTCTTGAGACTTTGAAACAAAGAGATATAAACGTCATTGTAAATATTTCTGGTAATAAGCTTGAAGAATATGCTAGGTTAGCTGAAAAACTCTCAAAGTGTGAAAATATTAAAGGTCTTGAAATTAATGTATCGTGTCCGAATGTAAAAAAAGGTGGTCTAGCTTTTGGTGTAGACCCTGAACTTACTTTTGACGTAGTTAATACAGTTAAAGATAATACTGATTTACCAATTATAACTAAGTTAACACCAAATGTAACAGATATCAAAACTATTGCTAGAGCTTGTGAACAAGGAGGTACTTCAGCTCTTTCGTTAATTAATACACTTAAAGGTATGGCTATTTCACTAGATAGTAAAAAACCAGTATTTGATAATGAAGTAGCAGGTTTATCTGGCCCAGCAATTAAACCAATTGCTCTTCGATGTGTTTTTGAGGTAAGTCAAGTAGTTAATGTTCCGATAATGGGACTCGGAGGTATATCAAATGTAAATGATGCTATAGAAATGATAATAGCAGGTGCATCTGCTATCGCTGTTGGTACCGCAAATTTTATGAACCCAACTGTTAGTAAAGAAATTATTGAGGGGCTAGAAAAGTACTGTATAGATGAAGGTATTACTGACATCGAAGAGTTAGTGGGTCTTTCTCATAGAAATAATTAA